CTTGGGCAGCGCCTCGACGTACACCGTGTCGGTCAGCCCGTGCCGGGTCGTCGTCACCGAGTACAGCCCGGGCCGCGCGGCGGAGCCGTCCGCGAGCTTCTGGTTCCATCGCACCGGCATCCAGCCGCGGCTCTTGCCCGTCAGCGTCGCGACGACCTGGCCGGTGCACACCGACCGCACCGAGGCGCGCCACGTCGACCACGACCGCGCGTACGCCTCCGCCGTGACGTTGCGGCCGGGTGTGTTCGCGGGCGTCGCGACGCGCGACGCCACTCGGTCGACCTGGTCGGCGGCGTAGGAGCGGATCGTCGCGAGCCGGTTGTAGACCATCTGACCCGGGCACGCCGTCGACGCGACGTCGCGGTGGCCCATGACCACGGGCAGCGACCCGCGCCAGCCGGGCTTGCGCTTCGGGTGCGTGCTGCCGCTGCGCGCCGTGAGCACCGTGGTGCCGAGGGGGTCGCGTCCGTACGACGCGAGCTTCCACGAGGCGACCTGGGCGACGGCGCGCAGGATCGTCGTCGAGGGGACCTTGCTGGTGAACTCGCCGATGATCGCGATGCCGATGGTGTTGGTGTTGAAGCCGCCCGAGTGGACGCCGAGCGGCACCTTGTCGAGCGAGCCCTTGCGCCCCTCGTACACCGTGCCGAACCGGTCGACGAGGAAGTGGTAGCCGACGTCGCTCCAGCCGCGACCCTTGATGTGGTACTCGTAGATGCCGCGCACGAGCGCCGGTGCCTGCGCTCGCGAGTAGTCGTTGGCGTTCACCGTGTGGTGGACGACGGCCGCCTGGATGGTCGAGCTCCAGTCGATCGGCTTGCGCAGCCGCTCGTTCGCGCGCCACTGCGCGCGCGTCACGATCGCGGGCCGCAGCGCGGCGGGGCTCACGCCCGCGACGGCGTTCGCCGTGTCGAGCGCCTGCCCGCCGGTCGCCGCGCGACCTGCGGCGGCGTCCGCGACCTGCGTGACGGCCGCGTCCGCGAGGTCGTCGACCCCTGCGTCGACGAGCGTCGCCGACAGGTCGGCCGGCGCGGCGCCCGTCGCCGTCTCGAGCCGGACCTGCAGCCCGTCCGAGCCCGTGTCGACGAGCGGCGCGGTCCCGCCGCGGGCTCCGGCGGCCTCCGCGGTGCCCTCCTCGGGCGTCGCCGGGTCGACCTCGAGCTCCTGCCACGACGACCAGGTCCCTGCGTGCCGCGTACGCACGAGCACGCGCGTGACCTGCGCCCCCTGCGCCCACGTCACGCCGACGAGGTCGAAGTCCGCGGTGCCGCGCGCGGGGGTCAGCACCGCGAGGCTCGAGGCTGCCGGCACGTCGTGGTCGTGGTCCGCCTCGACCGGCAGGTCGAGCGTGCGCCTGCTCGGGCCGTCGACGCCGCCGGCGAGCGGCACGGTCGTCGTCCGGACCGGGGCGTCGGGGGCGACGGGCACGCTCGTCGCACCGACGTCGGTCCCCGAAGCTGCCGCCGCGCCGACGACCCCGTCACGTGCGGGCGCCGCCGCGGCCGGAGCGGCCGTGACGGCCAGCGACCCGGCGAGGGCGCACGCGAGCGCGAGGTGTCGGCGTCGTCGCATGGTGGTGCCCCTCGCTGCTCGCGGTCCAGACCGCGGTCACAGTAATTCACACCTGTCACACATGCACGGAGGCCGAGGACGGCGGCGGGGCGTGGCGGTGCCGGGCCCGTCGCGCGGCGCGTCAGTCGGTGTCGCGCGTGCCCCGTGCGCCCTGCGCGCCGCCGAGCACGTCGACGACCACGTCGTGGTGCGCGGTCCGCACGACGAGCGCGTCGGGGTTCGCCCGCGCGATCCGCGTCGCCAGCGGGATGCCGCGCGGGTCGCCCCACGTCACCAGGACCGGGTCGACGAGCAGGTCACCCCACGCGCGCTCGACGTACCCCGCGAGCACGAGGGGGTCGACGTGCGCGTGCACCGCCTTCTCCCCCAGGTTGCGCTTGAGCCACGCGCTCGCACCCTGCTGCCGCTCGGCGAGCGCGTCGACGGTCGCCTCCCGGCCCACGGCACGGGCGAGCGGCCGCGCCGCGCCGAGCAGGACGCGCGGCACGCCGTCCACCGTCCACCGCTCGAGACGGTGCGTGACCACCCGGTAGCGCGCGGGCGACACGTCCAGCACCGTCACCCGGTCGTCCACGTCGACCGCGTGCGGGCCGTCCGTGACGAGGTACGCGCGCGCCCCGCGCCGCGCCGCGTCCCGCACGATGCGCGCCGCACCGGGCACGACCGCGCGGTGCAGGGCGATCGCGACGACGACGGGCGCGTCGGACGGGATCTCGGGCTCGGGCTCGCCGCGCAGCGTGCGGCCGAGCGTCGCGGCGATCGTCCCGGGTCCGAACCGCAGCGCGAGGTCCTCGCGCACGAGTGCGGGACGGGCCGAGCGGTGCCGTGCCTCGAGGCCCTCGACCGCGGCCAGCACGTCGTCCACCTGGTCGCCGATCTCGACGAGCCACGCCATCCACAGGTCCTGCGCGACGTCGAGGTTGCGCTGGGCGCCGCGTGTCGCGGTCGCGACGACCGGCAGCCCGGTCGCGAGCGCCTCGACCGCCGTCAGCCCGAACGTCTCCGACACCGACAGGTGCACGAGCACGTCCGCGTCGCGGTAGACCGCGCCGATCTGCGCCGGGTCGACGCGGCCGAGGAACCGGACCGCGTCCGTCACCCCGAGCTCGTCCGCGAGCGCGACGGCTCGCGCGGTGTCGGCCCCGCCACCGGCGACCGTGAGCGTGGCGTCCGGGCGCCGCTCGCGCCACGCGGCGAACGCGCGCACGAGCCGCAGCACGCCCTTCGACTCGAGCACGTTGCCGACGTACAGCCACCGGTCGAGCCGGTGGGGCGTCTCCTCGCGCGGCTCGAACCGCGCGACGTCGACCGGGTTGGGCACCGTGTGGACCCGGTCCGCGACGTCGGGGTACCGGCGGCGCACGGCCTGCGCGGTGTCCTCGCCGACGGTCGTGAACCGCGCCGCACCACGCACGGTGTCCGCGTACATCGCGGACGTGCGCTCGTCGGCCCACAGGCGGTTGAGGTAGGACGCGTGCTCGCTCACGACGACGCGCGTGCGCTCCCCCACGAGGTCGACGACGGCCCACCCGGTCGGCATGCCGACGTGCACGTGGACCACCTGGGCGGCCGCGAGCTCGTCGGCGTACGGCGCGAGCGCCTCGCGCGTGAGCTCGGCGACGCGTGCCCGGGGCGTGGTCGGGTCCGCGACGAACGGCACGCGCAGCACCTCGAGCCCGTCGACGACGTCGCGGGTCGTCGCGACCTCGGGGGCGTCCGGGACGCGCGCCTCGACGTGCACGACGAGCGGGTCGGGGAACTGCTCGAGGAGCGCGAGCGTCGTCTCGCGCACGAATGCGCCCCAGTACGGGTGCTCGGGCGTCGGGTACCAGGGCGTGACGACGACGAGCCGGTCCGGCCGGCTGCTCGTCGTGAACGGGCGCTCCTGCTCGGCTCCCTGCGTGGTCTCAGGCACCGGCCACCTCCGCGACCTCGGCGACGAACGGCTCGAGCAGCGCGTCGCGCCGGTAGGTGCGCGCGTGCACGAGCGCCTCGACGTGCTGACCCGCGGTCTGCTCGCGCGCGCCGCGCGCCGTGGCGACGAGCGCGTCGGCGACGCCCTGCGGTGTGAGCTCGGCGGCCGACCACGCGAGCGGGTAGCCCGCGAGCGGCTCGGCGATCGCGGTGGTCGGCGAGAACACGCCGGTGATCGGCTTGCCCGACGCCATGCACTCGAAGACCTTGCCCGACGTCACGTACCGCGAGTCCGCGGCCATGAGCAGGATCGCGTCGAGGTCGTCGTAGACCTTGCCGATCGTCGCCTTCGAGACCGGGCCCTCGTACGTCACGCCCACGCCCTCCTCGAGCGGCAGCAGCGCCCGGATGCGGTCCGCCTGCCCCGCGAAGAAACCCAGGTGCCCGTACACGTGCGCCGTCGCCCCGGCCATCGCCGGGTCACGGCGGGCGAGCTTCCAGCCCTCCCACATCGCCTCGTGCGGGTGCCGGTCGGTGACCGTGCCGATGAACCCGAACCGCAGCGGTGCCCCGGGTTCCGGGGCCCGGAACCCGGGCTCGCCGAGCAGGTCCGCGTCGTAGCCGTTGGGCAGCACGCGCATGCGGTCGGCCGCCGCCGGGTAGCGCTGCGCGTGCCAGTGCCGCAGCGCCTCGTTGACGAACGTGACGCGCGCGGCCGAGCCGATGAGCCGGGACTCCCAGCGCCGCGCGAGGTGCCCGGGCGGGAACGCGTCGGTCTCCTCGAACAGGTCGAGGGTCCACGAGTCGCGGTAGTCCACGACGTACGGGATGCGGTGCCGCACGTGCGCGGCGTAGGCCGCCGCGAAGTCGGACCAGGGGTTGCCGGTCGCGACGACGACGTCGACCGGGTGGTGGCGGTGCACGCGGCCGATCTCGCCGGCGACGGGCAGGATCCACGAGCCGTACTGCTCGGGGAACACGTACTTCTGCCCCGCGATCGTCAGCGCGCGGTGCACGAACGGCAGCGTCGTCGCGAGCCGCCCGCGGTGGCGCAGGTCCGGGTCCAGGTGCGACATGGGCAGCGGCACGCGCACGACGTGCACGCGCGGGTCGATCGTCGCGAGCAGCGAGTCGTCGCGCGAGCCGACGACCCGGTCGAAGAAGTCCTCGGTGACGGTCACGACCGTGACGTCCCAGCCCGCCGCGGCGAAGTGGTTCGCCATGGCCAGCGGCCGGAACACGCCGCTCGCACGCGACGGCGGGTAGTACAGCGCGACCAGCAGGACGTGCGGGCGTCGCCCGTCGTGGACCACTCGACCTCCTCGGGAGACGCGGAGCGCGTCGCCACGTCGACAAGGGAAGACCTCCGCGGGGGTCCCGGGAGCGTCCCGGGGACAGCGCGAAGGCCGTCGTTAGTATAGGGACGCCGTTTCGCACGGTTCCTGTCGACGTCCCGCACGACCCACCCCGCACCCTCGAGGATCCTGTGAAGATCGCTGTCGTCGCCCTTGGCAAGATCGGCCTCCCGCTGGCCGTCCAGTTCGCGTCGAAGGGGCACGACGTCGTCGGTGTCGACGTGAACCCGCAGGTCGTGGAGCTGGTGAACGCGGCGACGGAGCCGTTCCCGGGCGAGGCGCACCTGCAGGAGAAGCTGACGGAGCTCGTGCCCGCGGGCCGGCTGCGCGCGACCACGGACTACGCCGACGCGATCGCCGGTGCGGACGCCGTGGTGCTCGTCGTGCCGCTGTTCGTCGACGACGAGACGTGGCAGCCGGACTTCGGCTGGATGGACGCCGCGACGCGCTCGCTCGGCGAGCACCTGACGCCGGGCACGCTGGTGTCGTACGAGACGACGCTGCCCGTGGGCACCACGCGCAACCGCTGGAAGCCGCTGCTCGAGGAGGTCTCCGGGCTGACCGAGGGTGTGGACTTCGACCTCGTGTTCTCCCCCGAGCGCGTGCTGACGGGCCGCGTGTTCGCGGACCTGGGCCGCTACCCCAAGCTCGTCGGCGGCCTGTCGG
The sequence above is a segment of the Cellulomonas palmilytica genome. Coding sequences within it:
- a CDS encoding cell wall-binding repeat-containing protein, whose amino-acid sequence is MRRRRHLALACALAGSLAVTAAPAAAAPARDGVVGAAAASGTDVGATSVPVAPDAPVRTTTVPLAGGVDGPSRRTLDLPVEADHDHDVPAASSLAVLTPARGTADFDLVGVTWAQGAQVTRVLVRTRHAGTWSSWQELEVDPATPEEGTAEAAGARGGTAPLVDTGSDGLQVRLETATGAAPADLSATLVDAGVDDLADAAVTQVADAAAGRAATGGQALDTANAVAGVSPAALRPAIVTRAQWRANERLRKPIDWSSTIQAAVVHHTVNANDYSRAQAPALVRGIYEYHIKGRGWSDVGYHFLVDRFGTVYEGRKGSLDKVPLGVHSGGFNTNTIGIAIIGEFTSKVPSTTILRAVAQVASWKLASYGRDPLGTTVLTARSGSTHPKRKPGWRGSLPVVMGHRDVASTACPGQMVYNRLATIRSYAADQVDRVASRVATPANTPGRNVTAEAYARSWSTWRASVRSVCTGQVVATLTGKSRGWMPVRWNQKLADGSAARPGLYSVTTTRHGLTDTVYVEALPKGGYGDESCGISRWGGPDRYATAVALGRAATGGAGQVDDVVLVAGTQSSIVDGLVAGPFAASLDAPVLLGAVDGLPEATTTELRHRAPKRVWLVGGTGVLGRAVEKQLAALGVDDVRRLAGSDRYGTAAAVAARMPAGRSVVLASGAQANLVDAAAAGGAAAATGQPVLLTAPGTLPTATKNAMQARGVRTTTVVGGTGAVSLAVTSSVRTVTKGQVVRYGGDDRYATALAVAKGFASRVGTSRVVVAAGSDDHLIDSVTAGALARLVVLVPGAASHGGVQTWLKRVGTDRLDVAGGAGAVTPGALRSLVAAI
- a CDS encoding glycosyltransferase, producing the protein MPETTQGAEQERPFTTSSRPDRLVVVTPWYPTPEHPYWGAFVRETTLALLEQFPDPLVVHVEARVPDAPEVATTRDVVDGLEVLRVPFVADPTTPRARVAELTREALAPYADELAAAQVVHVHVGMPTGWAVVDLVGERTRVVVSEHASYLNRLWADERTSAMYADTVRGAARFTTVGEDTAQAVRRRYPDVADRVHTVPNPVDVARFEPREETPHRLDRWLYVGNVLESKGVLRLVRAFAAWRERRPDATLTVAGGGADTARAVALADELGVTDAVRFLGRVDPAQIGAVYRDADVLVHLSVSETFGLTAVEALATGLPVVATATRGAQRNLDVAQDLWMAWLVEIGDQVDDVLAAVEGLEARHRSARPALVREDLALRFGPGTIAATLGRTLRGEPEPEIPSDAPVVVAIALHRAVVPGAARIVRDAARRGARAYLVTDGPHAVDVDDRVTVLDVSPARYRVVTHRLERWTVDGVPRVLLGAARPLARAVGREATVDALAERQQGASAWLKRNLGEKAVHAHVDPLVLAGYVERAWGDLLVDPVLVTWGDPRGIPLATRIARANPDALVVRTAHHDVVVDVLGGAQGARGTRDTD
- a CDS encoding glycosyltransferase; translation: MVHDGRRPHVLLVALYYPPSRASGVFRPLAMANHFAAAGWDVTVVTVTEDFFDRVVGSRDDSLLATIDPRVHVVRVPLPMSHLDPDLRHRGRLATTLPFVHRALTIAGQKYVFPEQYGSWILPVAGEIGRVHRHHPVDVVVATGNPWSDFAAAYAAHVRHRIPYVVDYRDSWTLDLFEETDAFPPGHLARRWESRLIGSAARVTFVNEALRHWHAQRYPAAADRMRVLPNGYDADLLGEPGFRAPEPGAPLRFGFIGTVTDRHPHEAMWEGWKLARRDPAMAGATAHVYGHLGFFAGQADRIRALLPLEEGVGVTYEGPVSKATIGKVYDDLDAILLMAADSRYVTSGKVFECMASGKPITGVFSPTTAIAEPLAGYPLAWSAAELTPQGVADALVATARGAREQTAGQHVEALVHARTYRRDALLEPFVAEVAEVAGA